The window TGAAAATAGCAGGGTGGGTGTAATGGCAAAGGCTGTGAATACATATTATACTTTGGTTCTCtatttttaatagattttaaaatattttgcaaaaacGTTTTTCACTTTGCCTTTTTGGAATAAGGCTGTGacaaatatatatgtgtaacagtgtgtatgtgtgtgtggatcacacTGcacaaagcaaatgaaaaatTGAATGAAATGATTCATCAAAGTGGAAAGAGGACCTTAGCTTTGAGGAAAGACGGGTATCTGCTGAACGCACGGGCCAGGATGTCATCGTTCACCTCGTTGCCAAGGTCACCGCAGAATATACGGAAATCATCTGCAACCAGGAGAGAAGAGCACATCAGGGGGGATGTAAAGAGCATCGGGACAAACTCGGACAGCGTTACCGCAAATAAAACAAGCGATATTCCATCAAATGACTCCTTTTTGTTCCAGGCAGAAGCTAAGTGACCAAGGTGTCCACACAGCTTCGGTACCTTTCTCTGCATAGGCACACATCACACAAAGCGCACTTTCATCCACGGGCTCGTCTCACTCCTCAAACTAGAACTGTGAAAGACTTTGTACCCGATTCCCACTCCAACAGACTGGCGTCCTCCCAGCTGGTCCCCGCTGCAGTGCGGATACACTTCCTCACTTTCTCCGACCGGGATCTCTTTCTGTCCTCTGATGCACTTTCCACGGGCTGCGAGACACAAACCTCGTTAGAAATTGAGCTTCCGAAGCGGCACACAGATCCTCCAGGTGCAATCAAAGCAGGTAATAATATAACCAACTGATAATTGATTACATCATTACCTGCTTTGATTGGTCCGTCCACTATCACACATCTTTGTTCACATAAAGTCCACTCAGCCCCCCTTGCTGAATCCTTTCCcggttgctgctgctgtcacatgTACCTCGGTGTGGGCGGGTTCGGGCTCAGGCATTTTGGGCCCGATGGCCTTGCCGCTGTCTTCGCTCTCCTTCTTGTCCAGCAGACCTGCCGCTATCACGGCTGCCTGCTGCTCGGCGACGCGCGCTGCCAGCTCCTCCTGGAACACACACGCGACACACACTGGATCATGGTATGACTGTCTCTCTGCTGGTGGGTCACCCGTTTAGACAAAGGCCGATTCGATGACCGGTTGTCTGACTGGAGTCTGGCGGCTTTGAGGAGATCGGATTCCGTTAATGTTTTGTATGTTTGGAGAAAAATCGGAATTGTCCCAAATCCCTGATTCATCACATACCTCCACACactaaaaaaaggccaaaagtcAGGATGTCCAGCGGCCAGTCGGGTTTACATCATTGTCGATcagagtttttttattttagacttTCCCACTGAAGCCAAATGTCCTTAAGTACATCTCTTTTAAAAACCCTCTCTGCGTACATACCATTCTGGCTTGTCTCTGAGCACGAACGTCAACTCTTTTGTGTCCAGACGGGGCGGGAGGAGCAGAGTAGACGGTCGGTGCCGCTTGGAAGATCGATGGCATCTGTTTGGCAGAGGGCGGCGGTCCCTGTCTTGTGGGCGGGCTCGACACCATGGAGCCCATATTGCGGACCTGGGCGAGACACAGAGAAGACACGGCGAGCATGTGAGACAGGTTGTGGCATAACTAGAACAAGGCCGATGGCAAGAGAGCAGTAGAGATGACCCCCGTTTTCTTTGTGTTGATTGCAAGATTAACCGAGGGACGTCACGACAGTCGCTCTTTTGCTTCTGTGAGCTCTGACCTGAGGCGGGCCGCCCATGTGCTGGACAGGCTGAGAGGAACCCTGAAGCGTCTGTCCCTGCATGGAAGGTGGGAGCATCatgggagggggtggaggaggccggggcagaggaggagccaTTGGAGGACCACGCATCATCTGCATCCTCGGCCCAACTATCAACAACGAACAAACGACAGCGGAGAATCAAGCAGGGATGGCggaggaaagaaaaggtcattctTACATCTCATGAGTGCTCTAGAAAGAACCTTACCAGGTCTCTGCAGGATATGAGGGACAAAGGCTGGTCTCAGCAAGGGAGGACGTACTGGAGGGACTGGGACGGACACAAGTCACACAGTTAGTGGAAAGGAGACGtttgagtatatatatatatatgtatataaaagcAATGAGGTgtgagaggctgtactttatcatccAATAATGAAACAGTTTGAGTTGTGTGGTTGTGAAGGCTCCCGGTGTCTGAAAACAATCATTTGGGGGATTTCTGTTTTTcggctaaaagctaaaatgtcaactaacggtcgcacAACATCTAaggtgttactttgagtgcgcagtgacatggaacgctcgggtcaatgtgaacaccAACTGTACATCAtcactgaataatgcaccccccatGACTCACACTGGACCAATCAGagtgctggatttcatctaccagtgtataaatatatatttactagggctgtcaaagttaACACGTTGTTTCCATAGGTTTCCAACTTCAGGGTAAAAACGAAATTGAATAAAATCACAATCATCGGCTTTATTACTGTGAGACCCGCGCTAGTGTTTATGTACTGCATTCATGTTCACCTGGTCCTGCAAAGACCGGTGGTGGAGGTCCAACGAAGCTAGCAGCTCTGGCATCCAATGTCTGCTGAACCTAAAAGAAAGGCAGCAAAACCAAATTAGAAGACAGATGTTGATCACAAAGAATAGAAAAAATAGTTTCTCCATCAGCAGCTCTATTTTGCCATTAAGAAACAGGAAGTCCATGGGTTTCTTTACATGTATGACTCAACAATGAGCAATCTGGGTAGTACATCACTATCCAGACAAGACCAGAAGGGTACATACCTGTCTGTAGGTGTTCGTGCCTATAATGGGCCGCACCATTTGAAGAGCCGGGGCAGAGAGCGCCATGGGTACTCCATCCATCACAGGTGAGCTGCCTAACACTGCAGGACCTCCAAGAACCTCCTGCTCAAAACTATAGAGACAGACCGGTATTCATACAAGAGGGGAGGAGGTCACAACACGAGAAAATTCCCTTTAGGAGACGTTCTATCTGGGCTGATTGACTGCGTGACCTCGACTGCAAATAGAATCATGGAGGTGGTTTTAGTCGCTGAGGGTTTGAAATATTTTCTTCTGAAAGCGGTGACACCAAATTCAGTTTGTACTGATTTCTAAAGAGAGATGTGCTGCATTAATGTCTTGTCTGGAGTTATTGATATTGTGCATCAATCAAAACCCGTGTCTAAGTAAAAGAACATTTGTGATGCAATCAGTTACTCTGGTCTAAAAACAATCTAAGATTATTAAGGCAGAAAAGTCATCTTTTGATGGGAGCAGTAGAGCAACGAAGAGATTCTTCTAATCTCCATGATTCAGACCATCATTTAACGTCAATAATAACCTCAGGGTCTTGGAGCTACCCGATGTTCTATATGTACTTGCAATGAGTTGCTATGTAGCGCTTGGAATAAGTAAAAACGTATTGAGGGTGATCTCATCATCAAAGAGAAGTGATACTTACAGAGCCATCTCAGCCTCCATCTCTTTCAGACGCTCCTCTCCTGATTTCAGCGCCATGCTGTGAGACAACAACGTTGATCATAGAGCAGCCAAACAATCTCTCAATCTACGTGCACAACAATTAAAACTACTTCAGGCTAAATACATTGAATAAGTCTTTACTAGTTAATAGTCGATAGCTTTTAGAATAGTGCCTGTTTCAATCGCTGTACTGCAGGCCGTAGTTTGATTTTGAATCCATCGTTATTTATGAACATTCGCGAATGTTATCAACTATTGTGTCTTAATTTATCTTTAAACGTTACACGCTTAAAGCTAGGTAGCATTAGCTAACAGAAGCTAACTAGGCTAGCACAGAACCAGCTAACTAACCTTACAGTTAAGCACTAATGTCAAGGCTAAGCATGTATCTTATTTCTTTCTACACTAGCTAACCTTGCAGTAATATACATGTTTAAATGGGGATAAATATGATAGATTACATGAAGAACGGGCTGTGGATAAACTTCAACGACGGTAGCTTTCTTCCTcgcgtttttcttcttcttcttggttgGTGACGTTTGGTTGTATTACTGCGGTCAGTGTATTCCGCTCTCTACCATTGACGGTCATTAGCGCCACTTGCTGCTTCGGATGGCGCATTACACGCGTGCCCTTGATAACAAAGCACCCAGTTTTGATGTGTATTAGCTAGCTAGATGatcaaataagtaaaaaaagaattcataTCGATTTGAAAGGGCTGAAATAACCATTGGATGACACCGATTCTATGAGTTATTTTGCAGGGGAGGTTTTGAATGAAAATCTCTCTTTGTGACGTCATCGTGTCTTTTCTCCCTTCACTTTCTATTTGTGCGTCTTTTCTGTGAATCCTGATGGTCTGCTTATGGTGcagacatttaaatgtttacaagGGCCATTGCAATTTTACATTTAAGGATACACAGGGAAGTCCTAGTTGTACATTTTATATTGACGAAATGAATAATTATGAGCAAAATGTTCAGTATGAAATGTGTTATGGGGAAATAGGAACGCGTCAGTTATACAACTTTCACATCTGAACAAATTCTGAAAGTAGGTGGCGCGGGAGACGACAAACTGGAGAACAGAAAAGTGTTATTGCCCTTTTTAAAGTTGGATCAACTTTGGATCAAAGTTGAAACCACCAcggaaatgaacaaaaaaacgtgatgaaaatagttcttgGAGGTGAACTTTGCCACTCAGACTGACGTAGCGAATGGTGAACAAGCCTGAGGCCTAGCCCCGCCCCCtacaccccccgcccccttccccaCAGGCGGAACGCAGGTTTTAAGAGTTGCGTTCGGCTGCAGGAATTAATCAACCATCATGATCCGCACGGTGATTTCTCGGACACTTCCCGGACTGAGCCGACCGCCGGCGTGCCACTACTCTGCCGCCGCAATCCCTGCACCCAACACCCGCCCGGAGGTCCACTATAACAAGGTAAGCCGAGCTACGGCTAGCCGCAGCGGACACCCCGGGGATCGGTCGAGACGTTGGCAGCCAACAAGTGCGTGTCGTGTACGCGCTGGACGCAACTGAAACGCGTAGAGCCACGTGATGTAACGCGGAGGGTGTCATGTCCATCTGTTAAAGTAACGTCTGAGGCTGGATCAGCCTCGAGCTCTGGTCCAGGATCCACGTGCACTAAGTTTCTATTAAACTCTTTTCTATGTCGAATGAAGCGTTGCAACCAGAGCAGCCTTCAGATGAGGGTCAGGTGGTATTCTAGAACCTGCATGTTGCGTAACTCTGTGGGAGAGATTAGTTTCCCTTCCTGAggttattcacattcatacagctttaattattaacaGTGGCAATAGTATAGGAATAACAGGAAAAAACagggaaaaaaaggctaaataCAATCAAAGTCTGTAATGGGCTACTAAATATAGGTACACCAGGGGTTGGTCGTTCAGATTTAAATCTTCCGTTTGTCCCAAACTGTCAATACAGCACattataataattcatttttatatttttaataacctttaaatgcattttcattAAGCATTGTGCACCATTGTAAGTAGACTTTAGCGGCTACTCCAGCTGTATCAAGTGAGAAGTACATTTTCTAATGGACATAAAATACAATCCGATTTCTTTGCAACCAGCGAGACGCCAACTACTGGCCATTAGAAAGAATGCAGGTTCAAGGCAATACAGCATTGGCTTCATTTTTTAGGGATATTGACTTTTAAATTTCTGGTATTGTTTTTCTGTGCATATATATTATTTgaattatgtttgtttttccagaaTCCGTGTACCTATTGCATTGTAGAATCTGGCAAAAGCCTGCAGAGAGTGGATAAACTttatgcaaaaatatttttgggaaGAGTGTCAGATGTGTTTTGGGTCACTGCTATTGCTTATCTGTTAGTCAGCGACTGTACCACATAAAACGTCCTTATTTGGTTGTGTCCGCATCAATAAGCCATTCTTATGTCCCTAAAGACACACATTAAAAGAACTCCCTGATACACTATCTCCCTTATCATATCAAATGGAACATTTGAGGAGTGGCAATTTTAAGATAATCTCCCCTACTTATGTGGAAGGAGGTCTGACTCAAAGTCGCAAAAGGTGTGCCCATTTGCccgataaaaaaaataaaataaatcgaAGGGCTGCTGATGCACGGTGAGTTTGTGGTTCACACATCAAGAAGCATTCACTGTCTATAAAGGAGGCTGATTTTCTCACAATTTATTcaaccaataaaaacaaataattaaagaaTCACCTGTTGCCGCTCTGATAAAAATTAAGAAACCCAGGCCCACACCAGTGCTGCTGCTTCTAAATACTAACATCAAATAAGCAGCTCCTACAACAAGACCTTTGATTCAGAGGGACGTTGTGTaaaacagacacatttattttgtcatttataaTTTAGTTTCTTATTCTCAATCAGTGAGCCATTTATTTGTTCCAATATAAATGCTGACgtttaataatacatttgaacTTTTCAGCTCTTTATTAACAACCAGTGGCAGGATGCTGCGAGTGGGAAAACTTTCCCCACCATCAACCCAGCGACTGGCGAAGTCATCTGTCAAGTCGCTGAGGCGGACAAGGTAGACTCATTTCATTTACACATACGGACTGATTCATTTAGGGTTCAGTGATAAGTAATAACGCAAAGCTGTCATGGAACTTGGTGTCCAACTGCATCTGCTGCATAGAGCAGATCTGCCGTTTCGGGGAAAAAGGATTTTTAAAATGAGAATAAACTCAAAATTGAGTTTTGTCatccaaatatacattttcacagCAGTATGTTTTTAAATCTCACCAAGTCAATGGTTTCATATTTTCAGGCAGATGTGGACAAGGCGGTGAAAGCCGCACGTGATGCCTTCAGGTTGGGGTCACCGTGGCGACGGATGGACGCCTCTCACCGTGGCCTTCTACTCAACCGATTGGCCGACGCCATTGAGAGGGATGCCGCCTACCTCGCTGTGAGTCGTTGGTAAAGGTCAAATGAAAGtaacttgttttaaaaaatcccAGATTAGACCAGGATAGATTTTCTaacatattgttattattattattgtgcatTCTTAGTCATTGCTTAAAAAAATCTTCAGCATTTAATTACTCCTGTGCAGAATTCAGAAGAGAAAACAGGTAAAGTAAAAACTGTTTTGCTACACTGGTTTGGATTGTATATTTTATTCCCAtggttattgttattttcacaaaattattttgacattatagattttttttattactttggCTTCATCACTGCTGTTTGCTGACCGCTGAATGggcatttttatttgaaaacccACTCCAGCTAAAATAACAGCATTCTGTGTATATTATGATATAACAGATCTTATCACGCGATACTACGCAGCTCAACTGTGTATGTTGCCGTTTGCACAGGAACTGGAGACCCTTGACAATGGGAAGCCGTACGCCATCTCCTACGCCGTGGACGTGCCCACCGTGGTGAAATGTTTAAGGTGACCATAATGCGACATGGACTCATGACTGAGTTCCATGCAGCTCTTTGGTGTAAACTCACAGGGGAGAACTGAGAAGAAGTAGCTCTGCTTCATTGAACTATTTGACTGAGCTGGGTGGAAACCTGTTGTGTTCAGGTACTACGCAGGCTGGGCGGACAAATGGGAGGGAAAGACCATCCCCATCGACGGGGATTATTTCTGCTACACCCGACATGAGCCCATCGGAGTCTGTGGACAGATCATACCGGTGAGGGAGGAACGGTTTCTAATCTGTGTGCATCCCTCTGCAAAGAGAGGGTTCAGATATACCGCAGTTTTCGGGGATTTTCTTTCACAGAGGCAGCGGTCAgacgttgtgtgtttgtgtttgggttCGTGGGAAGTTCTGTCAAACAGAAATATTAGGCCCTCTCTGCTCATTTGTCAAGTTTCTGTGGGATCAAAAAGGCAAGGTACCCGCCCATATGATTTAAAGGCTCCGGTAAGAACAAAcccaaatgggggggggggggatgacttCATTCTCTTATCAGGCAGATCaccaaatatttatttgtttgctatattaataattaattgaaTGTCATTTATAGGGTGTTGTGTGCAGCTGTTATCAGATGCCCAAACATTGCACGGGATACGGCTCACGTTGCACAATAATCTACCAGTTATTAGCTCGCATTTATGTTTTTGCCGTTGCAGCAAAAGTTGAGACTagttctgctgttttttttttttcctccccccccccccacgttgttGACGCCACCACCATGTTTTTTTAACGCAGACTGTAACGCAAGTCCAATAACGCAAGTCATTGagggtgtttctgtgtttctctccttctcctcctgcagtggAACTTCCCTCTGTTGATGCAGGCCTGGAAGATCGCCCCCGCTCTGGCCACCGGTAACACTGTGGTGATGAAAGTGGCAGAGCAGACGCCACTCACAGCACTCTATGTGGCCAGCCTGATTAAAGAGGTACCGCGGTACTTTTTACCGTAGTAACACACCATCGCCATCAACAaatctccactaatttggtgtAGAACGGATTCTCCtctaaattttttttaaagcttttattgtgaagcaaCAAAATCAGAACAAGCACCAGCTTAAAccagttttctttatttatttgaaacttTAAGCTTAACAGGTGAACTATTGGAACATTTCCCTCCAGGACACTTGTCATGAATGCAGATATTAAATACACCAAAACCCTTGTTTTGTACCAAGctgtaaacatgtttatttgtgcATTTTCACACTGTGGTTGAGTAATTGAACTTCTTTAGGAGCAAGCCTCAAGTGGCCTTTTGATTAACTAAATTTCAGCTTTGGCTTCATTTTCATCCTCTGAGGTTGCCACCTAAATCCCCTAAACCCTGGTCCAAGTGGGCCAACTCAACACATCCTACTCATTGTGCCTTAAGGAACCATTCGCATGACCTCTTCTAGATTGAGCAGTGCCTGAAGGAACCATTCACATGACCTCTTCTAGATTGAGCAGTGTCTTATGGAACCATTCACATGACCTCTTCTAGATTGAGCAGTGCCTTATGGAACCATTCACATGACCTCTTCTAGATTGAGCAGTGCCTTAAGGAACCATTCACATGACCTCTTGTAGATTGAGCAGTGCCTGAAGGAACCATTCACATGACCTCTTCTAGATTGAGCAGTGCCTGAAGGAACCATTCACATGACCTCTTCTAGATTGAGCAGTGCCTGAAGGAACCATTCGCATGACCTCTTCTAGATTGAGCAGTGCCTTATGGAACCATTCACATGACCTCTTCTAGATTGAGCAGTGTCTTATGGAACCATTCACATGACCTCTTCTAGATTGAGCAGTGCCTTATGGAACCATTCACATGACCTCTTCTAGATTGAGCAGTGCCTTAAGGAACCATTCACATGACCTCTTCTAGATTGAGCAGTGCCTGAAGGAACCATTCACATGACCTCTTCTAGATTGAGCAGTGCCTGAAGGAACCATTCGCATGACCTCTTCTAGATTGAGCAGTGCCTTATGGAACCATTCACATGACCTCTTCTAGATTGAGCAGTGTCTTATGGAACCATTCACATGACCTCTTCTAGATTGAGCAGTGCCTTATGGAACCATTCACATGACCTCTTCTAGATTGAGCAGTGCCTTAAGGAACCATTCACATGACCTCTTCTAGATTGAGCAGTGCCTGAAGGAACCATTCACTTGACCTCTTCTAGATTGAGCAGTAGTTCTCAAACTTTGGTTGACATGGCTCTTTATCCAGGTGGGCTTTCCTGAAGGTGTTGTTAATATCTTGGCGGGCATGGGACCGTCAGCTGGCGCTGCCATTGCAGGGCACATGGATGTTGACAAGTTGGCCTTCACCGGATCTACTGAGGTAGGACAACTTGCCTTTTATTCATAGTTTGCAGCACTTTGTCTAATAGCCTGTGGCTTAGGTTTTGAACAGACTCATCACAAGAGATTGAAACCTGATTTACTGATTGAAAGAGTAGTTCAACCGATTGTTGTTATACCGTACATATTGTATACCATATAACAACCTCCTGCGCATCTGTGTCCATCAGGTCGGGCATCTTATCCAGCAGGCGTCAGGCAGCAGTAACCTGAAGAAAGTCACCCTGGAGCTGGGAGGAAAGAGTCCTAATATCATCCTCTCTGACGCCAACAGTGTGTATTCCTTAAACTCCTGTGTTTGTACACGTTACAGATATAACTGCCACAAATCTCTGATGTCAATACGTCTCTGAtgggactaaaaaaaaaacacaaagttaaTTGTTTGTTAAGTCCCGCCCTCGGACACAGACTGACAACTCAAAGCCTTGAATTAGCCGCTTGTGACCAGTCGGACTAATGTCTGCTGTCTAAACTGATTCTAATTTTCTTAGTCCATCATCGTAGTGACCAACCAATTACTCAGAAGATTTACACCATAAAAAATGTACGTCTATATGTAAAAACCTTTGCAGCAAATCCTTAACTAGCATTAGCACGACAATGCTACGCTAGCTACTACATGTATACTTGAGCTGTGTCTCATTTGGTGTGCTGCAGCCTCATGAGGCAGCAGTCTTTGCAGTCCACCTGGGCTGGGTCCTCCAACGGCCGCATTGGCTGAACCGAGCGGCCCTTGACATGGGACGGTCTGGCCCACCGGGGGGTCTTCCTGCTCGCGTCGTCAGCTTTTACGCTCCTGTTGCCTAGTAACCGGTTGCCCTTGACAGTAAAAGCCTTAAACCCCCAAAACGTATAAAATACAGGTAGAGAAAGGTaatcttatttcatttaatttaggaagatatGCTTCACTACCGGAGCAAGATACATTTCAGACTGAGACGGTTTCAGCATGACTGcattatgtgtatttaaaaacacaacattggtTACCAAAGTCACCTAAATGAGGCATTTACAAGATGTGATGTTGTATATTATAAGATTTAGATCATTGGATATTATTGGGCGATGGTGGCGTAGTGTGATGTGTTctgagccgcaaggttggcgggtCGAATTCCGGCTGCTTCGTGTGCCATATCGAAGACCTCTAacacctaattgctccccaggaaaaATGTAAGCTAAATGACAGGTCATGTAAAGATATTTGACTGAATTATGTAAGCTACATTTAAAAGTGGACTCTGTCTTCCCCTGCTGCCGGCTCACCTGCAGCCGTCCTGAATAAATGTAATCCTCGTCGGCccacaatgcatgctgggatatggtGCGCCGCAGAGGATAGACCAGATGTGTCGCCTGGAGGGCTGCGTCCCTCTAATGAGCCGACAGAACAGCCCAAGTGACGTATCCGTCCTGCAACCCTTTAATAAATATAGAGGTGGGACAAATGAAACCAGGGTTGTCCCCTTGCTCTTAAAAGATGGGGCAAAACCTGAAGAAGActgaaaaggtgttttttgtatcAATTACATTTTAAGAAGACTTTCATGGTGAACGGGTGTCTTTGTCATTTCCTCGTTCAGTGGAAGACGCAGTGGAGCAGTCCCACTTTGGGCTGTTTTTCAACCAAGGCCAGTGTTGCTGCGCCGGCTCCCGGACCTTTGTCCAAGCGGACATCTACGACGAGTTCGTGGAGCGCAGCGTAGAGCGAGCTCGTCGTCGAGTGGTGGGAAACCCCTTCGACTTGAAGA is drawn from Pungitius pungitius chromosome 11, fPunPun2.1, whole genome shotgun sequence and contains these coding sequences:
- the rbm42 gene encoding RNA-binding protein 42 — translated: MALKSGEERLKEMEAEMALFEQEVLGGPAVLGSSPVMDGVPMALSAPALQMVRPIIGTNTYRQVQQTLDARAASFVGPPPPVFAGPVPPVRPPLLRPAFVPHILQRPVGPRMQMMRGPPMAPPLPRPPPPPPMMLPPSMQGQTLQGSSQPVQHMGGPPQVRNMGSMVSSPPTRQGPPPSAKQMPSIFQAAPTVYSAPPAPSGHKRVDVRAQRQARMEELAARVAEQQAAVIAAGLLDKKESEDSGKAIGPKMPEPEPAHTEPVESASEDRKRSRSEKVRKCIRTAAGTSWEDASLLEWESDDFRIFCGDLGNEVNDDILARAFSRYPSFLKAKVVRDKRTGKTKGYGFVSFKDPNDYVRAMREMNGKYVGSRPIKLRKSMWKDRNMEVVRKKQKEKKKLGLR
- the LOC119197682 gene encoding aldehyde dehydrogenase, mitochondrial-like, encoding MIRTVISRTLPGLSRPPACHYSAAAIPAPNTRPEVHYNKLFINNQWQDAASGKTFPTINPATGEVICQVAEADKADVDKAVKAARDAFRLGSPWRRMDASHRGLLLNRLADAIERDAAYLAELETLDNGKPYAISYAVDVPTVVKCLRYYAGWADKWEGKTIPIDGDYFCYTRHEPIGVCGQIIPWNFPLLMQAWKIAPALATGNTVVMKVAEQTPLTALYVASLIKEVGFPEGVVNILAGMGPSAGAAIAGHMDVDKLAFTGSTEVGHLIQQASGSSNLKKVTLELGGKSPNIILSDANMEDAVEQSHFGLFFNQGQCCCAGSRTFVQADIYDEFVERSVERARRRVVGNPFDLKTEQGPQVDQEQFNKVLGYISTGKREGAKLMCGGGVAADKGYFIQPTVFGDVQDNMTIAREEIFGPVMQILKFNTLEEVVTRANDTIYGLAAAVFTKDIDKASYVSNGLRAGTVWVNCYDVFAAQAPFGGYKASGNGRELGEYGLDNYTEVKTVITKVPQKNS